A section of the Malania oleifera isolate guangnan ecotype guangnan chromosome 2, ASM2987363v1, whole genome shotgun sequence genome encodes:
- the LOC131147901 gene encoding IRK-interacting protein isoform X2, with the protein MAAATTATPIRQNHSTSNNNNNNEVNREEIQAAIAKAVELRAIHAAVLQGNSPSNIRFPSVASPISKFSAQDYPVFTPSYEDEPLPGYQQIQLENQTLPEGWDEYKLGGNGDDAILSDHKKENSSSRKGLPSSLVNLEHHICPAEDHKSVYGSSGNHQISVLQTSPGTDCYQSKRRYSLGDFRSSTSSCNKYSHSSIHSQPKSKGVILSWLFPRLKKKHKNGSSPNRAESEDGAQYFKDFGIMSFETLKKELMEANENRNAALTEVAEMKSSLGDLKQKLEYLEIYCEELKKALKQAAQVKDSQVAEKLGNFSKRVKSIDGNGESFMPVSEEVMVEGFLQVVSEARLSVKHFCKTLVAQIEETDNSLLENLNLLLQPYKLSLSSKYSKAALYHLEAIMNQSLYQDFENCIFQKNGSPKFLDPQQDRQAQFSSFVQLRNLSWNEVLRKGTKYYSEEFSKFCDQKMSCIVSTLNWNRPWPEQLLQAFFVAAKCIWLLHLLAFSFDPPLGILRVDENRSFDPNYMEDIFMDRQKPHGPSRVKVMVMPGFYVLNRALRCKVLCRYKSAA; encoded by the exons ATGGCTGCAGCTACTACTGCTACTCCTATCCGGCAAAACCACAGtaccagcaacaacaacaacaacaatgaaGTTAACAGGGAAGAAATCCAAGCTGCCATTGCCAAGGCTGTGGAGCTCAGAGCCATTCATGCAGCTGTGCTCCAGGGGAACAGCCCCTCCAATATCAGATTCCCCTCTGTTGCTTCTCCTATTTCTAAGTTCTCTGCTCAAGACTACCCTGTTTTCACTCCT AGCTATGAAGATGAACCATTGCCTGGGTATCAGCAAATTCAACTGGAAAATCAAACTTTGCCTGAAGGTTGGGATGAGTACAAGCTAGGAGGAAATGGCGATGATGCCATTTTATCGGATCATAAAAAGGAGAACTCATCTTCAAGGAAGGGACTGCCTTCTAGTTTGGTGAACTTAGAACATCATATTTGTCCAGCTGAGGATCATAAATCTGTGTATGGCTCATCTGGGAACCACCAAATTTCTGTGCTTCAAACATCACCTGGAACCGATTGCTACCAGTCCAAAAGGAGATATAGTTTGGGTGACTTCAGATCATCTACATCTTCTTGCAACAAAT ATTCTCATTCATCCATTCACTCGCAACCAAAGAGCAAGGGAGTGATCCTTTCGTGGCTGTTTCCCCGGTTAAAGAAGAAGCATAAGAATGGAAGCTCACCTAATCGAGCAGAGTCTGAAGATGGTGCTCAGTATTTCAAGGACTTTGGGATAATGTCATTTGAAACACTCAAGAAAGAGCTCATGGAAGCGAATGAGAATCGAAATGCTGCCTTAACGGAGGTCGCGGAGATGAAATCTTCATTGGGGGATCTGAAACAGAAGCTGGAGTACTTGGAAATCTACTGTGAAGAGCTCAAAAAGGCATTGAAACAAGCAGCACAAGTGAAGGATTCCCAAGTGGCTGAAAAACTAGGGAATTTTTCAAAAAGAGTGAAATCCATTGATGGGAATGGAGAAAGCTTCATGCCCGTGAGCGAGGAAGTAATGGTGGAAGGGTTCTTGCAGGTAGTCTCCGAAGCAAGATTATCGGTAAAACACTTCTGCAAGACCCTTGTAGCCCAGATTGAAGAAACTGATAATAGCCTTTTGGAGAACCTAAACTTGCTTTTACAGCCGTATAAACTGTCTCTAAGTTCAAAGTACTCGAAGGCGGCATTGTACCATTTGGAGGCCATCATGAACCAATCACTCTACCAGGACTTTGAGAACTGCATATTCCAAAAGAATGGCTCGCCAAAATTCCTAGACCCCCAGCAGGATCGCCAAGCGCAATTCTCGTCGTTTGTCCAGCTCAGGAACTTGAGTTGGAATGAGGTGCTGAGAAAAGGAACCAAGTACTATAGTGAAGAATTCAGCAAGTTCTGTGACCAGAAGATGAGTTGCATTGTTTCAACTTTGAACTGGAATAGGCCATGGCCTGAGCAGCTGCTGCAGGCATTCTTTGTTGCTGCCAAGTGCATTTGGTTGCTCCATTTGCTTGCCTTTTCTTTCGATCCTCCGCTCGGGATTCTAAGGGTCGATGAAAATCGAAGTTTCGATCCAAATTACATGGAAGATATCTTCATGGACAGGCAGAAGCCACATGGTCCAAGCAGGGTTAAGGTCATGGTGATGCCAGGGTTTTATGTTCTGAATAGGGCCTTAAGGTGTAAGGTTCTTTGCAGGTACAAATCTGCAGCCTAA
- the LOC131147901 gene encoding IRK-interacting protein isoform X1: protein MAAATTATPIRQNHSTSNNNNNNEVNREEIQAAIAKAVELRAIHAAVLQGNSPSNIRFPSVASPISKFSAQDYPVFTPSYEDEPLPGYQQIQLENQTLPEGWDEYKLGGNGDDAILSDHKKENSSSRKGLPSSLVNLEHHICPAEDHKSVYGSSGNHQISVLQTSPGTDCYQSKRRYSLGDFRSSTSSCNKCKPAIISSDTDTAKNSRSSNIVVPLTDSHSSIHSQPKSKGVILSWLFPRLKKKHKNGSSPNRAESEDGAQYFKDFGIMSFETLKKELMEANENRNAALTEVAEMKSSLGDLKQKLEYLEIYCEELKKALKQAAQVKDSQVAEKLGNFSKRVKSIDGNGESFMPVSEEVMVEGFLQVVSEARLSVKHFCKTLVAQIEETDNSLLENLNLLLQPYKLSLSSKYSKAALYHLEAIMNQSLYQDFENCIFQKNGSPKFLDPQQDRQAQFSSFVQLRNLSWNEVLRKGTKYYSEEFSKFCDQKMSCIVSTLNWNRPWPEQLLQAFFVAAKCIWLLHLLAFSFDPPLGILRVDENRSFDPNYMEDIFMDRQKPHGPSRVKVMVMPGFYVLNRALRCKVLCRYKSAA from the exons ATGGCTGCAGCTACTACTGCTACTCCTATCCGGCAAAACCACAGtaccagcaacaacaacaacaacaatgaaGTTAACAGGGAAGAAATCCAAGCTGCCATTGCCAAGGCTGTGGAGCTCAGAGCCATTCATGCAGCTGTGCTCCAGGGGAACAGCCCCTCCAATATCAGATTCCCCTCTGTTGCTTCTCCTATTTCTAAGTTCTCTGCTCAAGACTACCCTGTTTTCACTCCT AGCTATGAAGATGAACCATTGCCTGGGTATCAGCAAATTCAACTGGAAAATCAAACTTTGCCTGAAGGTTGGGATGAGTACAAGCTAGGAGGAAATGGCGATGATGCCATTTTATCGGATCATAAAAAGGAGAACTCATCTTCAAGGAAGGGACTGCCTTCTAGTTTGGTGAACTTAGAACATCATATTTGTCCAGCTGAGGATCATAAATCTGTGTATGGCTCATCTGGGAACCACCAAATTTCTGTGCTTCAAACATCACCTGGAACCGATTGCTACCAGTCCAAAAGGAGATATAGTTTGGGTGACTTCAGATCATCTACATCTTCTTGCAACAAATGTAAGCCTGCAATTATAAGTTCCGACACCGATACTGCGAAGAACAGCAGGAGTTCTAACATTGTCGTTCCCCTAACAGATTCTCATTCATCCATTCACTCGCAACCAAAGAGCAAGGGAGTGATCCTTTCGTGGCTGTTTCCCCGGTTAAAGAAGAAGCATAAGAATGGAAGCTCACCTAATCGAGCAGAGTCTGAAGATGGTGCTCAGTATTTCAAGGACTTTGGGATAATGTCATTTGAAACACTCAAGAAAGAGCTCATGGAAGCGAATGAGAATCGAAATGCTGCCTTAACGGAGGTCGCGGAGATGAAATCTTCATTGGGGGATCTGAAACAGAAGCTGGAGTACTTGGAAATCTACTGTGAAGAGCTCAAAAAGGCATTGAAACAAGCAGCACAAGTGAAGGATTCCCAAGTGGCTGAAAAACTAGGGAATTTTTCAAAAAGAGTGAAATCCATTGATGGGAATGGAGAAAGCTTCATGCCCGTGAGCGAGGAAGTAATGGTGGAAGGGTTCTTGCAGGTAGTCTCCGAAGCAAGATTATCGGTAAAACACTTCTGCAAGACCCTTGTAGCCCAGATTGAAGAAACTGATAATAGCCTTTTGGAGAACCTAAACTTGCTTTTACAGCCGTATAAACTGTCTCTAAGTTCAAAGTACTCGAAGGCGGCATTGTACCATTTGGAGGCCATCATGAACCAATCACTCTACCAGGACTTTGAGAACTGCATATTCCAAAAGAATGGCTCGCCAAAATTCCTAGACCCCCAGCAGGATCGCCAAGCGCAATTCTCGTCGTTTGTCCAGCTCAGGAACTTGAGTTGGAATGAGGTGCTGAGAAAAGGAACCAAGTACTATAGTGAAGAATTCAGCAAGTTCTGTGACCAGAAGATGAGTTGCATTGTTTCAACTTTGAACTGGAATAGGCCATGGCCTGAGCAGCTGCTGCAGGCATTCTTTGTTGCTGCCAAGTGCATTTGGTTGCTCCATTTGCTTGCCTTTTCTTTCGATCCTCCGCTCGGGATTCTAAGGGTCGATGAAAATCGAAGTTTCGATCCAAATTACATGGAAGATATCTTCATGGACAGGCAGAAGCCACATGGTCCAAGCAGGGTTAAGGTCATGGTGATGCCAGGGTTTTATGTTCTGAATAGGGCCTTAAGGTGTAAGGTTCTTTGCAGGTACAAATCTGCAGCCTAA